The Gloeobacter violaceus PCC 7421 DNA window GCCCGCGACGCTCACCGCCGCGGTGCGGGCGCGCAGGGCCGCGAGGTTGGCGTCGCCGGAACCGGCCACATCCACCTGCAGCCGATCGACCGTGGAGAGTCCCTCGGCCGGGGCGACCACCACATCGCCGCTGCCGGCGATCGACACGCTGAAGGTGTCGCTGCGGATACCGCTCAGGCGCGCGTCGCCGCTACCCAAGATCGTGATGGACTGGAGCTGTGGCACCCGGATCAGCGCGCGCGGTCCGCGCCCGCCGATGTTCATGCTGCTGCCGCGCGGGCCGCTTATCACCAGCGTCTCGCCGCTGACTTCGGTCACAATGCGCTCGATTACCCCCGGGGCGCCTTCGAGGAGCACCACCAACTGGTTCGCACCGGCGCGCACGTCAATATCGGTCGAGCCGCGCACCTCGATGCGCGAAAAGGCCGGTACCTCGCGGGTGACCGTCTCGGCACTGACGGCGGCAGTCCCCGCCACCATCAGCACCGCCACCGCCGCAGCAAGTTTTGCCTTCACCGGCTCTCTCCTATTCGATCGAGATCGACTGGGGGCCTTTGTTGTTGCCGTTGGTGCTGGTGAAACCGCCGCCAGCGGTGCCGTAGCCCGTTTCGCTGCGGTTGAGCTGTTCGGTCAGCCAGCTTTTGACCGGGTCTTCCATCGGATTCATCCGAAACACACCCGCCACAAAACCGCTCAAAAACCCCAGCGGCTGGTCGGTCAAAGAACGCACAATCGGACTCAACTCATCCATGGCCACCACCTTCTTCAACACAGTCCCATAGTATCCCCGGGCCGCGCTATTCCGCGCTCTTGCCGCTGCGTTCGAGGGCCTGCTTGAACCCGAGCACCACCAGAATGTTGGCCACGGTGAGCAGCGATTCGGCCGTC harbors:
- a CDS encoding head GIN domain-containing protein, which codes for MKAKLAAAVAVLMVAGTAAVSAETVTREVPAFSRIEVRGSTDIDVRAGANQLVVLLEGAPGVIERIVTEVSGETLVISGPRGSSMNIGGRGPRALIRVPQLQSITILGSGDARLSGIRSDTFSVSIAGSGDVVVAPAEGLSTVDRLQVDVAGSGDANLAALRARTAAVSVAGSGDVQVYTTEALDASVAGSGDVFYSGNPQRVNRKVAGSGTIVSR